The following are encoded in a window of Sorex araneus isolate mSorAra2 chromosome 11, mSorAra2.pri, whole genome shotgun sequence genomic DNA:
- the LOC129399312 gene encoding calcium homeostasis modulator protein 1-like, whose protein sequence is MDKFRMIFQFLQSNQESFMNGICGILALASAQLYSAFDFNCPCLPRYNAAYSAGILLDPPRVLFLLGLVLNNNVSMLAEEWKRPPGRRAKDPAVLRYMFCSVAQRALIAPVVWVAVTLLDGKCFLCAFCTAVPVTALGNGSLAPGLPGPELARLLARVPCPEIYDGDWLLAREVAVRYLRCISQALGWSFVLLTTLLAFAVRSVRPCFTQAAFLKSKYWSHYIDIERRLFDETCTEHAKAFAKVCIQQFFEAMTHDLELGHSHGALAPPSPAVAAAPAAGPNGAEEEREKLRGITDQGAINRLLTSWHQCKPPLRLGQDEPLMGNGWAGGGPRAPRREVATYISKV, encoded by the exons ATGGACAAGTTCCGGATGATCTTCCAGTTCCTGCAGTCCAACCAGGAGTCCTTCATGAACGGCATCTGCGGCATCCTGGCCCTGGCCAGCGCCCAGTTGTACTCGGCCTTCGACTTCaactgcccctgcctgccccgctACAACGCGGCCTACAGCGCGGGCATCCTGCTGGACCCGCCGCGGGTGCTCTTCCTGCTGGGCCTGGTGCTCAACAACAACGTGTCCATGCTGGCCGAGGAGTGGAAGCGGCCGCCGGGCCGCCGCGCCAAGGACCCCGCTGTGCTGCGCTACATGTTCTGCTCCGTGGCCCAGCGCGCCCTCATCGCGCCCGTCGTCTGGGTGGCCGTCACCCTGCTCGACGGCAAGTGCTTCCTCTGCGCCTTCTGCACCGCCGTGCCCGTGACCGCGCTGGGCAACGGCAGCCTGGCCCCCGGCCTGCCCGGCCCTGAGCTCGCCCGCCTGCTGGCGCGGGTGCCCTGCCCCGAGATCTACGACGGGGACTGGCTGCTGGCGCGTGAGGTGGCCGTGCGCTATTTGCGTTGCATCTCCCAG GCCCTGGGCTGGTCCTTCGTGCTGCTGACCACGCTGCTGGCCTTCGCCGTGCGCTCCGTGCGGCCCTGCTTCACGCAGGCGGCCTTCCTCAAGAGCAAGTACTGGTCCCACTACATCGACATCGAGCGCAGGCTCTTCGACGAGACGTGCACGGAGCACGCCAAGGCCTTCGCCAAGGTCTGCATCCAGCAGTTCTTCGAGGCCATGACCCACGACCTGGAGCTGGGCCACTCCCACGGTGCGCTGGCGCCCCCCAGCCCGGCAGTGGCGGCAGCCCCCGCGGCCGGCCCCAACGGGGCCGAGGAGGAGCGGGAGAAGCTGAGGGGCATCACAGACCAGGGCGCCATCAACCGGCTGCTCACCAGCTGGCACCAGTGCAAACCGCCGCTGCGCCTGGGCCAGGACGAGCCCCTGATGGGCAacggctgggctgggggcggccccCGGGCTCCCCGCAGGGAGGTGGCCACCTACATCAGCAAGGTGTGA
- the LOC129399359 gene encoding calcium homeostasis modulator protein 2-like encodes MANPITPFLSRIFRSKDLVTLNGLVALGTTGGQELFSLLAFQCPCSPVRNFRYGLTATLGPALLLFFISIILNNQTRNLVDWCRCFRTKKCPCILYSIVGRAAVAPLTWLVISLLRGDAYVCAFSEFVDPSSLTAENETFPLSHATQILAMLSCGESPDNLSGFREEVSRRLKFESQLLGWLLICTVAVVVFLIKCLKACCSKLSYHQEDYRACYRANEKQLFRLTAEVHSLALAANNVKQFFGFVALSKRDQTLMDKFPKQGTERSIPWDKINDSSKYQEKPEIPPYSRLHKWAIEQSGIDEEFNMSLLPHPQPQLADNPTSDH; translated from the exons ATGGCAAACCCCATCACCCCCTTCCTGTCGCGCATTTTCAGGAGCAAGGATTTGGTGACATTAAATGGGCTGGTGGCTCTGGGCACCACGGGGGGCCAGGAGCTCTTCTCCTTGTTGGCCTTCCAGTGCCCGTGCTCACCAGTTCGGAACTTCCGGTATGGGTTAACGGCCACCTTGGGGCCCGCCTTGTTGCTCTTCTTCATCAGCATCATCCTCAACAACCAAACCAGGAACCTGGTGGACTGGTGCCGGTGCTTCAGGACCAAGAAATGCCCATGCATCCTATATTCCATCGTGGGCCGCGCAGCCGTGGCCCCCCTCACCTGGTTGGTCATCTCCCTGCTGCGCGGGGACGCCTACGTCTGCGCATTCAGCGAGTTTGTGGACCCGTCCTCGCTCACGGCTGAGAACGagaccttccctctctcccacgccACGCAGATCCTGGCCATGTTATCTTGCGGGGAGAGCCCTGACAACCTGTCTGGGTTCCGGGAGGAGGTGAGCCGCAGGCTCAAGTTTGAGTCTCAG CTATTAGGGTGGCTGCTCATCTGCACAGTGGCCGTGGTGGTGTTCCTGATCAAGTGTCTCAAGGCCTGCTGCTCGAAGCTCAGCTATCACCAGGAGGACTACAGGGCCTGCTACCGCGCCAACGAAAAGCAGCTCTTCCGACTCACGGCCGAGGTGCACTCGCTCGCGCTGGCGGCCAACAACGTGAAGCAGTTCTTCGGCTTCGTGGCGCTCAGCAAGAGGGACCAGACACTGATGGACAAGTTCCCAAAGCAAGGTACAGAGCGGAGTATACCGTGGGACAAAATCAATGACAGTTCCAAGTACCAGGAGAAGCCTGAAATCCCCCCCTACAGCCGCCTGCATAAGTGGGCCATCGAGCAGTCTGGCATCGACGAGGAGTTCAATATGAGCCTActtccccaccctcagccccaacTTGCTGACAACCCAACCTCCGACCATTGA